The Propionispora hippei DSM 15287 genome includes a window with the following:
- the cobJ gene encoding precorrin-3B C(17)-methyltransferase: MSLRARETILAAETIVGYDTYIELIQDLLAGKQVVSTGMMQEIDRCKAAVEIAMTGKRVAVISSGDPGIYGMAGLVLELAAQYPADVRPQVTVIPGISAVGAAAAALGAPLMHDFAVISLSDLLTPWDVIKKRAEMAGVGDFVVAIYNPKSSKRITQIEEVREILLKHRSPATPVGIVGHATRAGEQVVISDLASFTKEYIDMFSLVIVGNSHTYVQDGRMVTPRGYKL, from the coding sequence ATGAGTCTGCGGGCCAGGGAAACGATTCTGGCGGCAGAGACAATCGTCGGCTATGATACGTATATTGAATTGATTCAGGACTTGCTTGCCGGTAAACAAGTGGTCAGCACCGGCATGATGCAGGAGATTGACCGTTGCAAAGCTGCCGTGGAGATTGCTATGACCGGGAAGCGGGTTGCCGTTATTTCCAGCGGCGATCCGGGAATTTACGGCATGGCCGGTCTGGTACTCGAACTGGCAGCTCAATATCCGGCCGATGTGCGGCCGCAGGTAACGGTCATTCCGGGAATCAGCGCCGTGGGCGCCGCTGCCGCCGCATTGGGAGCGCCACTTATGCACGACTTTGCCGTAATCAGCCTGAGTGATTTACTGACTCCTTGGGATGTGATAAAAAAGCGGGCTGAAATGGCCGGCGTCGGTGATTTTGTTGTGGCTATCTATAATCCCAAAAGTTCCAAGCGGATCACGCAAATTGAAGAGGTGCGGGAAATTCTGTTAAAGCACCGTTCGCCGGCTACCCCGGTGGGTATCGTCGGTCATGCGACGAGAGCGGGGGAACAGGTTGTTATCAGTGACCTGGCCAGCTTTACTAAAGAATATATTGATATGTTTTCCCTGGTTATTGTCGGCAACAGCCATACCTACGTCCAGGACGGTCGCATGGTAACCCCGCGAGGCTACAAGCTATGA